From a single Paenibacillus sp. FSL R5-0345 genomic region:
- the abc-f gene encoding ribosomal protection-like ABC-F family protein, with translation MTLIKAKNLRKEWNGNLLFEKVSFEIAEGERVLLFGRNGIGKTTLLKGLIGRLTFEEGSIYHGLPREEWGVLDQQLEISEEVTALDYVLSGSAELPQLKCRLESLSQRLQEQNDESEAGLAEYAEVYDQYLQLDGYDWEAKAEKCLKQLKLDRSVWNLPYPSLSGGQKTRVQLAALLAQQPKLLILDEPTNHLDGETMEWLEHWVYTYPGTVLYVSHDRTFIDRTATALLELSPEGCRRYSGGYTQYREQKAVEARTLEGQYKKQEQEKEKLLESIRRYAEWFQQAHRAAGQHDFLRAKSKKNVSRLHAKEAALERLNKNRVELPRETSKLKMKLESEAFMADTLLALREIDFAYKGSAPVLTDCSLSLHRGDRLAILGPNGVGKSSLLKLIAGIHKPTKGEVQLHPRTKVGYFAQELDNLAVSSTILDSLLELPGMTQTEARTILGCFLFSREDVFKRIGDLSLGEKCRVAFLKLYFGKANLLVLDEPTNYLDIDTRERVEEALRGYPGGLVMVSHDRYLHAKVANRLVILAPTQAPKFFQGSYEEYISKDRSRVLTRKEQAREDDLALLELRLNQLILSGSRDTEAENEALMAEIVNLRTQIQEIGVKGEVTSS, from the coding sequence ATGACCCTAATAAAAGCAAAAAATTTACGTAAAGAATGGAACGGGAACCTGTTATTTGAGAAGGTGTCCTTTGAGATTGCAGAAGGAGAGCGTGTGCTCTTGTTCGGACGTAATGGAATCGGCAAAACCACACTGCTTAAGGGATTGATCGGTCGCCTCACTTTCGAGGAGGGAAGTATCTATCATGGCTTGCCACGCGAGGAATGGGGAGTGCTGGACCAGCAGCTAGAGATATCAGAAGAAGTAACCGCATTGGATTATGTTCTCTCCGGGTCGGCTGAGCTCCCCCAATTGAAATGCCGGCTTGAATCCCTCAGTCAGAGGTTACAGGAGCAGAACGACGAGAGCGAAGCAGGATTGGCAGAATACGCCGAAGTATACGATCAATACTTGCAGCTTGATGGGTATGACTGGGAGGCTAAAGCGGAAAAATGTCTGAAGCAGCTCAAGCTTGATCGTTCGGTTTGGAATTTGCCATACCCATCGCTAAGCGGAGGGCAAAAGACACGTGTCCAACTGGCAGCATTACTAGCCCAGCAGCCGAAGCTGTTGATTCTGGATGAGCCGACGAATCACTTAGATGGAGAAACGATGGAATGGTTGGAACATTGGGTGTACACCTACCCCGGAACCGTGCTTTATGTTTCGCATGATCGTACGTTCATCGATAGAACCGCGACGGCATTGCTGGAGCTTAGTCCAGAGGGATGTCGCCGGTATTCGGGCGGATATACGCAGTATCGGGAGCAGAAGGCGGTAGAGGCGCGAACGCTAGAGGGACAATATAAGAAGCAAGAACAGGAAAAGGAGAAGCTGCTTGAGAGTATCCGGAGATATGCCGAATGGTTCCAGCAGGCACACCGTGCTGCCGGCCAGCATGATTTCCTGCGTGCGAAATCTAAGAAAAATGTGTCTCGTCTTCATGCGAAGGAAGCGGCACTCGAACGCTTAAATAAGAACCGTGTGGAATTGCCGCGGGAGACAAGCAAGCTGAAGATGAAGCTGGAAAGTGAAGCGTTTATGGCTGACACTTTGCTGGCACTCCGTGAGATCGATTTTGCATATAAAGGTAGTGCGCCTGTATTAACAGATTGTAGTTTGTCATTGCATCGAGGAGACCGTCTCGCTATTCTGGGTCCTAATGGTGTTGGTAAGTCTTCTTTGTTGAAGCTGATTGCTGGGATTCATAAACCAACCAAAGGCGAAGTGCAGCTGCATCCGCGTACGAAGGTTGGCTACTTTGCGCAAGAGCTGGACAATTTAGCGGTGTCATCCACCATCCTGGATAGTTTGCTTGAACTACCCGGTATGACACAGACGGAGGCACGTACGATTCTGGGTTGTTTTTTATTTTCACGGGAGGATGTCTTTAAACGAATCGGTGATTTAAGTCTGGGGGAGAAATGTCGTGTAGCTTTCCTTAAATTGTACTTTGGAAAAGCGAATCTATTGGTTCTGGATGAACCCACTAATTATCTGGACATTGACACTAGAGAGCGTGTAGAAGAAGCGCTAAGGGGATATCCGGGGGGACTTGTGATGGTCTCGCATGACCGATATCTTCACGCTAAAGTAGCTAATCGTTTGGTAATCTTAGCACCTACTCAGGCACCGAAGTTTTTTCAAGGCTCCTATGAGGAATACATCTCCAAAGATAGAAGCCGTGTGCTTACCCGTAAAGAACAAGCTCGGGAGGATGATCTTGCTCTTCTGGAGCTGCGTCTGAATCAATTGATTCTGAGCGGAAGTAGGGATACGGAGGCGGAGAATGAGGCGTTAATGGCGGAAATTGTTAATCTGAGGACGCAGATTCAGGAAATAGGGGTTAAGGGAGAAGTTACATCATCATAG
- a CDS encoding MarR family winged helix-turn-helix transcriptional regulator encodes MENPDIFRLIHAVELFTNEIIVRWMNAFDHNIGISPVLVLGELNKKGPQKQTTLAKKLGYTPGAMTNIANRLIKQEMAERKYNEDDRRNVLLSITDKGKDVLKEAQLKGQELRVEMFQKLDEDELHQFLKIYEKLLTSFDSSET; translated from the coding sequence TTGGAAAACCCAGATATTTTTAGACTTATACATGCCGTTGAATTATTCACGAATGAAATTATTGTTCGATGGATGAATGCTTTTGACCACAATATTGGGATATCTCCTGTTCTCGTCTTGGGAGAATTGAATAAAAAAGGTCCGCAGAAGCAAACTACTTTGGCTAAGAAGCTAGGTTATACGCCGGGAGCGATGACGAACATTGCCAATCGCTTAATTAAGCAGGAAATGGCCGAGCGCAAATATAACGAGGATGATCGCCGAAATGTACTGCTCTCTATCACGGACAAAGGTAAAGATGTACTGAAGGAAGCACAGCTAAAAGGGCAGGAGCTCCGAGTTGAAATGTTTCAGAAGCTCGATGAGGATGAACTGCATCAATTCTTGAAAATCTATGAGAAGTTGTTAACGAGCTTTGATAGCTCTGAAACATAA
- a CDS encoding RDD family protein, whose protein sequence is MNKVKHREWGPDMDNNAVERLEQEDFIGFWKRVLATVLDLLIILIPAVIVYWIFNSLAVSLHSEIPIILEYIFFVVFDIFMIVRFGGSPGKLVLKIKIVNQQGNIPTLKEALIRNIFRIISTIFSMIVGVSLYDLTVISTTLNLWAPLATDLSKILGPIMLVDYLFVAFTPRKRALHDMMAGTYVVDKSAI, encoded by the coding sequence ATGAATAAAGTAAAGCATAGAGAGTGGGGCCCTGATATGGATAACAATGCAGTTGAGCGTTTGGAACAGGAGGATTTCATAGGCTTTTGGAAAAGAGTTCTCGCTACTGTTCTTGATCTCCTTATCATTCTGATACCTGCGGTTATTGTATACTGGATATTCAATTCATTAGCTGTATCCTTGCATTCGGAAATTCCCATCATCCTTGAATATATTTTCTTCGTCGTGTTTGATATTTTTATGATCGTTAGATTTGGCGGATCGCCTGGAAAGCTGGTTTTAAAGATAAAAATTGTCAATCAGCAAGGGAATATTCCCACGTTGAAGGAAGCTTTAATTCGAAATATTTTCCGAATCATTAGTACGATTTTTTCAATGATTGTTGGCGTAAGCCTCTACGATCTTACTGTGATTTCCACCACTCTTAATTTATGGGCACCTTTGGCTACTGACCTTAGTAAAATACTTGGCCCCATCATGCTTGTGGATTATCTATTCGTCGCATTTACTCCCCGTAAACGGGCGCTTCACGATATGATGGCTGGTACTTATGTAGTTGATAAATCTGCAATTTAA
- a CDS encoding YjgB family protein produces the protein MSAQIKFLAASILLTGMIGLAGCSSNNEQANSATPTSAPTETAVTETSEPEASPSTTPTETAPAMTTSPTETNKDAANANPQDSAEQLKELLVLAKKGKVPGVEYAAHTGLIDEVEADWGKPDQQESAGKGIYATYTDKHVVFGFNKGSLIFDVRSSDTALQKLTLKQIEGTLGKPDDTKTNGDDKIYTYQANDQYQLKFIIPSSTGTVDHISVFSEQDSLTIWLGKTSNGCIEQSYREICRLLFLYVYLCWSTPWTD, from the coding sequence ATGTCAGCACAGATTAAATTTTTAGCAGCCTCTATTCTGCTTACAGGGATGATTGGACTAGCCGGATGCAGCTCGAACAATGAACAAGCAAATTCAGCTACCCCAACCTCAGCACCTACGGAAACTGCCGTAACAGAAACCTCTGAACCGGAAGCCAGTCCATCAACCACACCTACGGAAACAGCACCCGCTATGACCACATCCCCTACAGAGACTAATAAAGATGCAGCCAACGCTAATCCGCAAGATAGCGCTGAACAGCTTAAAGAACTACTTGTGCTTGCCAAAAAAGGAAAGGTGCCCGGTGTTGAATATGCTGCACATACCGGTCTTATAGATGAGGTAGAAGCGGACTGGGGTAAGCCTGATCAACAAGAGTCAGCTGGAAAAGGTATTTATGCTACTTACACTGACAAACATGTCGTATTTGGATTTAACAAAGGGAGCCTGATCTTCGATGTTCGTTCCAGTGATACTGCACTGCAAAAGCTGACACTGAAACAAATCGAGGGAACACTTGGCAAACCGGATGACACCAAAACAAATGGTGACGATAAGATTTACACCTATCAAGCCAATGACCAATACCAGCTGAAATTTATTATTCCAAGCTCAACCGGCACAGTAGATCATATTTCTGTGTTTAGTGAGCAGGATTCCTTAACAATATGGCTGGGTAAAACCAGCAATGGGTGCATAGAGCAATCATACAGAGAAATCTGTAGGTTGCTCTTTTTGTATGTTTATCTTTGCTGGAGTACGCCTTGGACGGACTGA
- a CDS encoding carboxypeptidase-like regulatory domain-containing protein produces the protein MRIKIKVKHLVSFVLLPASLLILLFNFLPSLKAQMEESPAIQSNLARTELLQKLESTTGSKRMELIQTNIIDKEHGYDPYRYDVNIGPSMSQWNQDEPSISDLLPEDKIALLEEYILDGPTNNTRIFAAKRLVYEYDALGRRDDGDQALYTAAKQLDSNSSVAKKLALLRAERALNRGDIITAEAILEQTTFPSENQEDLNAQKAWLTGRLLFTKGEAQEALAEVDNGLASYKKFWQDIHTAGQSSSSAPEIGTSETEMQLEALKSAIQSAVDMGSTSTAVVSGTLTHSDGSPVSRAGVFLRAESEVHHSITEAEPYRIVTDDKGRFEFHGVIPGFYQLQLGLSYDQIDGWTWPVQYDDWIEVKPDDRLIESIVLQPLIELQSPINQETITGQSVDFRWKAVKGAAYYRLSGGVSTVGSSFSSQIRDYITDNQVSIPVDELYYNSGFSYGSGGEGFESIDPLSFLVFMNPEARFSWNIEAFDADGRLITRSNGYRLNEDTALNLPFFYLKERELTTADRLLLNKNPEQALEMYQQNVLDDPQDAHALHMLVKLLLAKSSITKDDSLEDRAIPSLQKLIQLHPYSNYAFTLTQYYFDHKDWKSYNEFHSRYNELNSIELNSYVRSINATALLHQGKLKEAREQFAIALEHDNSHRFIGSYLAAELYAGESLSSVLTLAERYPEHSFGLNGYRWPQMVKQLMTERTKQPSNYEQELKEKLGWYMNGQTDVLKQWIEGAKSSALKTFMQAVLEVS, from the coding sequence ATGCGAATTAAGATCAAGGTCAAACATCTGGTGTCATTCGTGTTGCTCCCCGCCTCCCTGCTCATTCTTCTATTTAACTTTCTGCCCTCCTTAAAGGCACAAATGGAGGAAAGCCCAGCTATTCAATCTAACCTGGCCCGTACAGAACTTCTGCAAAAGCTAGAGTCTACAACTGGCAGTAAACGTATGGAGCTTATTCAAACCAATATCATCGATAAGGAGCACGGCTACGATCCCTATAGATACGACGTAAATATTGGTCCCTCTATGAGTCAGTGGAATCAGGATGAACCGAGTATTTCCGATTTGCTACCGGAGGATAAAATCGCATTGTTAGAGGAATACATCCTAGATGGACCAACGAATAATACACGGATATTTGCGGCTAAGCGGCTTGTCTATGAATATGATGCTCTTGGTCGTAGGGACGACGGAGATCAAGCGCTATACACCGCCGCAAAACAGTTAGACAGCAATTCTAGCGTGGCAAAAAAGCTAGCTCTCCTTCGTGCAGAACGTGCCCTGAATCGTGGGGATATAATAACCGCGGAAGCTATTCTTGAACAAACCACATTTCCATCCGAGAATCAGGAAGATTTAAATGCACAAAAAGCATGGCTTACCGGACGCCTGCTCTTCACGAAAGGAGAAGCGCAGGAAGCTCTTGCCGAAGTAGACAATGGCTTAGCAAGCTACAAAAAATTCTGGCAGGATATTCATACAGCAGGTCAATCATCAAGTTCAGCGCCAGAGATAGGTACTTCAGAAACCGAAATGCAGCTTGAAGCGCTAAAATCCGCCATTCAGTCAGCTGTAGATATGGGAAGTACCTCTACAGCTGTCGTATCCGGAACACTGACTCATAGCGATGGTTCGCCGGTCTCACGTGCAGGTGTTTTTCTCCGTGCTGAAAGCGAGGTTCATCATAGCATTACTGAGGCTGAACCGTACCGAATCGTTACCGACGATAAAGGGCGTTTCGAATTCCACGGTGTGATTCCGGGCTTCTATCAATTGCAGCTTGGACTTAGCTATGATCAGATCGACGGCTGGACTTGGCCTGTACAGTATGACGATTGGATTGAAGTTAAACCGGATGATAGGTTGATTGAGAGCATTGTTCTACAACCTCTGATAGAGCTTCAGTCTCCTATTAATCAAGAGACGATAACAGGTCAGTCTGTAGATTTTCGCTGGAAGGCTGTTAAAGGTGCGGCTTACTATCGCTTAAGCGGAGGGGTCTCGACGGTGGGGAGCTCCTTCAGTTCTCAGATTCGGGACTATATTACAGATAATCAAGTCTCCATTCCAGTAGATGAACTCTATTACAACAGTGGTTTCTCCTACGGCAGCGGCGGAGAGGGCTTTGAATCGATTGATCCTCTTTCTTTTCTCGTGTTCATGAATCCGGAAGCACGCTTTTCTTGGAATATCGAGGCATTTGATGCGGATGGACGCCTGATTACCCGCAGTAATGGCTACAGGTTAAACGAAGACACCGCCTTGAATCTTCCTTTCTTCTATCTCAAGGAACGAGAACTGACCACGGCTGATAGATTATTGCTGAATAAGAACCCAGAGCAAGCCCTTGAAATGTACCAACAAAATGTCTTGGATGATCCACAGGATGCTCATGCCCTGCATATGCTTGTAAAGCTGTTGCTCGCCAAATCGTCCATCACGAAGGATGACTCATTAGAAGATCGGGCGATCCCTTCACTCCAAAAGCTCATACAGTTACATCCTTATTCTAATTATGCCTTCACATTGACGCAGTATTATTTTGATCATAAGGACTGGAAATCATATAACGAATTTCATTCCCGCTACAACGAGTTAAACTCCATCGAATTAAACAGCTATGTACGCTCTATTAACGCGACAGCACTCTTGCATCAAGGCAAGCTTAAAGAAGCTCGGGAGCAATTTGCTATCGCCTTAGAGCATGATAACAGCCATCGTTTTATTGGCAGCTATTTGGCGGCAGAATTATACGCAGGCGAGTCACTCTCTTCCGTCTTAACACTTGCTGAACGTTACCCCGAACACAGCTTTGGTCTTAATGGGTATCGTTGGCCACAAATGGTTAAACAGCTAATGACCGAACGAACAAAACAGCCTAGTAACTATGAACAAGAGTTGAAGGAAAAACTCGGATGGTACATGAATGGTCAGACAGATGTTTTAAAGCAATGGATCGAAGGGGCAAAGTCCTCCGCCCTAAAAACCTTTATGCAAGCCGTACTAGAAGTAAGCTAA
- a CDS encoding winged helix-turn-helix domain-containing protein, with the protein MQLELNESEYKVTTDGITIELFPKEFTLFQFLYKNRGRTFSREQLLDKVWPLEYPVERTVDDHIYRLRKKLGKLQGLDIKTIRGFGYSLTMQDSSAAMANPTTYDLEMQKTMREVFVKYHQYGQGRSMLTLARQQDVLGYEMDPFYSIYIHFVQGDLEWLLNTEEVEIEERFYSLLICYMFLGDPKQKLEFCELVLEKKILLPPQHVEMEILNILDLYTLAGQPEKALERLKLTHEVIKEPGYENFIPVTAISEMLVHLWMGTEDQELERMAKDIEALLQEKPFLREIGSYKVARGLCFLRRKSWREAEQLLDEALQVLEMSGFVPMQIYALYRIVHYCNEFSPQSALHRKYADLFEREKEERGFHRLEQSLETVLMNIVTAL; encoded by the coding sequence ATGCAGCTGGAATTAAACGAAAGCGAATATAAAGTGACCACAGATGGGATAACGATAGAATTATTTCCAAAGGAATTTACGCTTTTTCAGTTCTTGTACAAAAATAGAGGACGTACGTTCAGTCGGGAACAGTTGCTGGATAAAGTATGGCCATTGGAGTATCCGGTAGAACGAACGGTAGATGATCATATTTATCGGCTTCGTAAAAAGCTTGGCAAGCTACAAGGCCTAGATATTAAGACTATTCGGGGATTCGGCTATAGTCTGACTATGCAGGATTCCTCTGCCGCCATGGCTAATCCGACTACATACGACTTAGAAATGCAAAAGACGATGCGGGAAGTATTCGTAAAATATCATCAATACGGCCAAGGGCGATCCATGCTAACCTTAGCCCGGCAACAGGATGTTTTGGGTTATGAAATGGATCCGTTCTATTCGATCTATATTCATTTTGTGCAGGGAGATTTGGAATGGCTTCTGAACACGGAGGAAGTTGAGATAGAAGAGCGATTCTATTCGCTGTTAATATGTTATATGTTTTTGGGTGATCCAAAGCAGAAACTGGAGTTCTGCGAGCTAGTCCTTGAGAAAAAGATTCTTTTGCCGCCCCAGCATGTTGAAATGGAGATCCTTAATATTCTGGATTTATACACGCTGGCCGGGCAGCCGGAAAAAGCATTAGAACGATTAAAGCTGACGCATGAAGTGATTAAAGAGCCAGGGTATGAGAACTTCATTCCTGTAACGGCAATTTCTGAAATGCTCGTACACTTGTGGATGGGAACAGAAGATCAGGAATTAGAACGGATGGCGAAAGACATTGAAGCGCTTTTGCAGGAGAAGCCTTTTTTGCGGGAGATCGGCAGTTATAAAGTTGCAAGAGGCCTGTGTTTTCTACGGCGCAAGTCTTGGCGTGAAGCAGAGCAGTTATTGGATGAGGCGCTTCAGGTGCTTGAAATGTCAGGATTCGTGCCGATGCAGATATATGCATTATACAGAATTGTTCACTATTGTAACGAGTTTTCTCCACAGTCAGCTTTACATCGGAAATATGCAGATTTATTTGAACGAGAGAAGGAAGAACGGGGATTCCATCGTTTGGAGCAATCCTTGGAAACCGTGCTTATGAATATCGTGACAGCTCTCTGA
- a CDS encoding L,D-transpeptidase family protein produces MGFFVSSSWFQSSLQRNIKLMLVFGLLFAACFTGVGKAEAAAGSDLIIVNKKTNKLAYFSEGKLVKIFPVATGKSKELTPEGSFKMVVKVKNRPYYKEKIPGGDPANPLGDRWLGLEVNGTYGTTYAIHGNNNESSIGKYVSAGCIRMHNDDIHWLYPKIAKNTRVIITTSTLAMENIATKNGYSVGSKTFAGAFEMDGVTTKLKDPFLMDNSRVFVPLRESVALLGGSLQSEAGTGALLITIGNRTVTHKPLSGQAVVNGKTLTMPASRNENGRLMIPLSTLPELFGIQVQWSSESQSVKINL; encoded by the coding sequence TTGGGATTTTTTGTTTCGAGTAGCTGGTTTCAATCTTCATTACAGCGGAACATAAAGCTGATGCTTGTGTTTGGGCTTCTGTTCGCTGCATGTTTTACAGGTGTGGGAAAGGCGGAAGCTGCTGCTGGATCCGATCTGATTATCGTGAACAAAAAAACAAACAAACTCGCGTATTTCAGTGAGGGTAAGCTGGTAAAGATCTTTCCAGTCGCGACAGGGAAGTCGAAGGAACTGACACCCGAAGGCAGTTTCAAAATGGTAGTTAAAGTAAAGAACAGACCCTATTACAAAGAGAAAATACCCGGGGGTGATCCGGCCAATCCACTTGGCGACCGCTGGCTAGGACTAGAAGTGAACGGAACGTATGGTACCACGTATGCGATTCACGGCAACAATAATGAGTCCTCCATAGGAAAGTATGTTAGCGCCGGATGTATTCGAATGCATAATGATGACATCCACTGGCTTTACCCAAAAATAGCTAAGAATACAAGGGTTATCATCACAACAAGCACACTGGCGATGGAGAACATTGCGACTAAAAATGGATATTCCGTAGGAAGTAAGACGTTTGCTGGAGCTTTTGAGATGGATGGAGTCACGACAAAGCTGAAAGATCCTTTTTTAATGGATAACTCGCGTGTATTTGTTCCGCTGAGAGAATCTGTAGCCCTGTTAGGTGGAAGTTTACAGAGTGAAGCTGGAACGGGTGCATTGCTAATTACGATAGGCAACCGTACGGTGACACATAAACCGTTATCCGGTCAGGCTGTTGTGAATGGAAAAACACTTACGATGCCAGCATCCCGCAATGAAAATGGTCGATTGATGATTCCACTGAGCACCTTGCCTGAATTATTTGGTATTCAGGTGCAGTGGAGCTCAGAGTCTCAGTCGGTAAAGATTAATTTATAA
- a CDS encoding SDR family NAD(P)-dependent oxidoreductase, producing the protein MGRVQGKVALVTGGASGIGLSAATLMAREGAKVVIADFNVEAAKEAAAKIKSEGGEAEGLFLDASQADSIKEAVDFTVAQYGTITVLFNNVGLTNLQKDLDVVNIDLEEWDRLMNVNTKSVLLGSRFAIPHMIKAGGGSIINTASMSAFAGDSLRTAYGSSKAAVVNLTRYIATQYGKDKIRCNGVAPGLILTPAAARNMPPAVLDIFQKFNALPYHGEADDIGNTVLFLASDESKFITGQTIEVEGGHYMSNPSITDFQNYMMEAKSKQNHA; encoded by the coding sequence ATGGGAAGAGTTCAAGGTAAGGTTGCACTAGTAACTGGAGGCGCTTCGGGTATTGGCTTATCAGCCGCTACTTTAATGGCTAGAGAAGGAGCCAAAGTTGTCATCGCCGATTTTAATGTAGAGGCTGCTAAAGAAGCAGCGGCTAAGATTAAAAGTGAGGGTGGAGAGGCGGAAGGTCTTTTCTTGGATGCATCCCAAGCGGATTCGATCAAGGAAGCCGTTGATTTCACAGTCGCTCAGTATGGCACAATTACAGTTTTGTTCAACAATGTAGGTCTAACTAATCTGCAAAAAGACCTAGATGTCGTCAACATAGATTTGGAAGAATGGGATCGCCTGATGAACGTGAACACCAAAAGTGTTCTGTTAGGCAGCCGGTTTGCCATTCCACATATGATTAAAGCGGGTGGAGGTTCGATCATTAACACAGCTTCGATGTCAGCATTTGCAGGAGATTCATTGCGTACCGCTTATGGCTCCTCCAAGGCAGCTGTGGTAAACCTTACTCGTTACATCGCTACACAATATGGCAAGGATAAGATTCGTTGTAACGGAGTGGCTCCAGGCCTGATCCTAACACCGGCGGCTGCAAGAAATATGCCTCCAGCCGTTCTGGATATTTTCCAGAAGTTCAACGCTCTGCCTTATCACGGCGAAGCAGATGATATCGGGAACACTGTTTTGTTCCTGGCATCAGATGAATCTAAATTCATCACAGGCCAAACCATTGAAGTTGAGGGTGGGCACTATATGTCCAACCCAAGTATCACAGACTTCCAGAATTACATGATGGAAGCTAAATCTAAACAAAATCATGCGTAA
- a CDS encoding RNA polymerase sigma factor, producing MGTSWEAQGTPSRIIISGILPLSKNIPHKRNLNPPSRILLVKGGELHLNIIERIKAKDESALRLLMDDYGDMLLRTACLLLKDRHSAEEAVQDTFIQAYAKMSQLQDPERLKAWLIRIVVNRCRMKQRTWSWRNIFPSGGSELQGSDVAGFTAGAEELFMVEWHNIRLAESMRTLDYVYRECLTLYYFHEMSIREISEQLNTPENTIKSRLARGRTLLKKILEKEGHF from the coding sequence GTGGGAACATCTTGGGAAGCTCAGGGAACGCCGTCTCGGATCATCATCTCGGGAATACTCCCCCTAAGTAAAAATATTCCACACAAACGCAACCTTAATCCTCCAAGCCGCATCTTATTAGTAAAGGGAGGGGAGCTTCATCTGAATATTATAGAGAGAATCAAAGCAAAGGATGAGTCAGCTCTCCGCCTGTTAATGGACGATTACGGCGATATGCTGCTCCGAACCGCTTGCTTGCTACTCAAAGATCGGCACAGTGCCGAAGAGGCGGTGCAAGATACTTTTATTCAAGCCTATGCCAAAATGAGTCAGCTGCAGGACCCGGAACGGTTAAAGGCTTGGCTCATTCGCATCGTTGTTAACCGCTGCCGTATGAAGCAACGGACTTGGAGCTGGCGTAATATTTTCCCTTCGGGCGGGTCAGAGCTTCAAGGAAGTGATGTTGCAGGCTTCACTGCTGGAGCGGAAGAGCTTTTTATGGTGGAATGGCACAATATCAGACTCGCCGAGTCCATGAGGACTCTCGATTATGTATACCGAGAATGTCTGACATTATATTACTTTCATGAGATGAGCATCCGAGAAATTTCCGAGCAATTAAATACCCCTGAGAATACGATTAAATCCCGGCTCGCTAGAGGACGGACGCTCTTAAAAAAGATTTTGGAGAAGGAGGGACATTTCTAA